In one Prosthecochloris aestuarii DSM 271 genomic region, the following are encoded:
- the bluB gene encoding 5,6-dimethylbenzimidazole synthase produces MVSCSEREALYKVIYSRRDVRGQYVDTPVQDEVLSRVLQAAHHAPSVGFMQPWDFIVVRDPAVREKVKDGFEIAHREAAEMFSEEKREQYCSFKLEGIMEAPLGICVTCDRQRSGDVVIGRTANPEMDLYSTVCAVQNLWLAARAENLGVGWVSIVHHEHIREALGIPDDIVPVAWLCVGYVSFFHETPELEQAGWLPRMELDRLVHREQWGQRAL; encoded by the coding sequence ATGGTAAGCTGCTCCGAGCGCGAAGCGCTCTACAAGGTTATTTACAGTCGTCGCGACGTGCGTGGTCAGTATGTCGATACGCCGGTTCAGGATGAGGTTCTCTCAAGGGTACTGCAGGCAGCGCATCATGCGCCTAGCGTAGGTTTTATGCAGCCGTGGGACTTTATCGTTGTTCGCGATCCTGCGGTGCGGGAGAAGGTCAAGGATGGTTTTGAAATCGCTCATCGCGAGGCTGCTGAGATGTTTTCTGAGGAGAAGCGTGAGCAGTATTGTTCGTTCAAGCTCGAAGGGATTATGGAGGCTCCGCTCGGGATTTGTGTGACCTGCGACCGTCAACGCAGCGGGGATGTGGTTATCGGCCGTACGGCGAACCCCGAAATGGATCTCTACAGTACGGTATGTGCGGTGCAGAACCTCTGGCTTGCCGCAAGAGCTGAAAATCTTGGTGTCGGGTGGGTCAGTATCGTCCATCACGAACACATCCGCGAGGCGCTCGGTATTCCAGACGATATCGTTCCTGTCGCCTGGCTGTGTGTCGGGTACGTGTCTTTTTTTCATGAAACGCCTGAGCTTGAACAGGCCGGTTGGCTTCCGAGAATGGAGCTTGACAGACTTGTTCACCGTGAACAGTGGGGACAGAGAGCGCTATGA